The following proteins are co-located in the Solanum pennellii chromosome 8, SPENNV200 genome:
- the LOC107027157 gene encoding epoxide hydrolase 4-like isoform X1 — protein sequence MFSWLSPIGLYGGFVRRSLTGAGLACQTIEIDDETTIHFWGPKSSKTKPSLILIHGFGPHGVWQWRQQISFFSNDYDLYIPSLVFFGRSTTKSPHRSEVFQANCVVKLLEKLGIEKCSIIGTSYGGFVAYHMAKMLPERVEKVIIASSAVNIKKIDNDGLLKRAKVEKIEDLMLPATVTQLRVSITASTNRSVPYLPDFFLNDFINKLYLENRKEKLELLKGLSLGRDDTVANITPLQQEVLIVWGENDQIFLLEKATELKELLGEKARLEVIKNASHVPQLEHGAKFNKIVNDFLGGSNVN from the exons ATGTTTTCTTGGCTCAGCCCAATTGGCTTATACGGCGGCTTTGTCCGCCGGAGTCTGACCGGCGCCGGCCTAGCTTGTCAAACCATAGAAATTGACGATGAAACGACTATTCACTTTTGGGGtccaaaatcatcaaaaacaaaACCATCACTTATCTTAATCCACGGATTTGGTCCTCACGGCGTTTGGCAATGGCGTCAACAGATTTCATTCTTCTCTAACGATTACGATTTATACATTCCTAGCCTCGTCTTTTTCGGCCGTTCTACAACCAAATCTCCCCACAGGTCAGAGGTTTTTCAAGCAAATTGCGTGGTAAAGCTACTAGAAAAACTCGGTATTGAAAAGTGTTCGATAATTGGGACTAGTTATGGTGGATTTGTTGCCTATCACATGGCTAAAATGTTGCCGGAAAGGGTAGAAAAGGTAATTATAGCAAGTTCGGCGgttaatattaagaaaatagaTAACGATGGACTATTGAAAAGAGCTAAAGTTGAGAAGATCGAGGATTTGATGTTGCCGGCGACGGTGACCCAGCTCCGGGTATCGATTACGGCGTCTACTAACCGGAGTGTGCCATATCTGCCGGATTTCTTCCTCAATGATTTTATCAAC AAATTGTATCTTGAAAACAGGAAGGAGAAGTTGGAACTGTTAAAGGGGTTAAGCCTTGGAAGAGATGACACAGTAGCTAATATAACTCCACTTCAACAg GAAGTATTAATTGTGTGGGGAGAGAATGATCAAATATTTCTACTTGAAAAGGCAACTGAACTCAAAGA GCTTCTTGGGGAAAAGGCTAGATTGGAAGTCATTAAAAATGCCTCTCATGTACCCCAACTCGAGCATGGGGCCAAGTTCAACAAAATAGTTAACGACTTCTTGGGTGGGTcaaatgttaattaa
- the LOC107027157 gene encoding uncharacterized protein LOC107027157 isoform X2: MFSWLSPIGLYGGFVRRSLTGAGLACQTIEIDDETTIHFWGPKSSKTKPSLILIHGFGPHGVWQWRQQISFFSNDYDLYIPSLVFFGRSTTKSPHRSEVFQANCVVKLLEKLGIEKCSIIGTSYGGFVAYHMAKMLPERVEKVIIASSAVNIKKIDNDGLLKRAKVEKIEDLMLPATVTQLRVSITASTNRSVPYLPDFFLNDFINKLYLENRKEKLELLKGLSLGRDDTVANITPLQQASWGKG; this comes from the exons ATGTTTTCTTGGCTCAGCCCAATTGGCTTATACGGCGGCTTTGTCCGCCGGAGTCTGACCGGCGCCGGCCTAGCTTGTCAAACCATAGAAATTGACGATGAAACGACTATTCACTTTTGGGGtccaaaatcatcaaaaacaaaACCATCACTTATCTTAATCCACGGATTTGGTCCTCACGGCGTTTGGCAATGGCGTCAACAGATTTCATTCTTCTCTAACGATTACGATTTATACATTCCTAGCCTCGTCTTTTTCGGCCGTTCTACAACCAAATCTCCCCACAGGTCAGAGGTTTTTCAAGCAAATTGCGTGGTAAAGCTACTAGAAAAACTCGGTATTGAAAAGTGTTCGATAATTGGGACTAGTTATGGTGGATTTGTTGCCTATCACATGGCTAAAATGTTGCCGGAAAGGGTAGAAAAGGTAATTATAGCAAGTTCGGCGgttaatattaagaaaatagaTAACGATGGACTATTGAAAAGAGCTAAAGTTGAGAAGATCGAGGATTTGATGTTGCCGGCGACGGTGACCCAGCTCCGGGTATCGATTACGGCGTCTACTAACCGGAGTGTGCCATATCTGCCGGATTTCTTCCTCAATGATTTTATCAAC AAATTGTATCTTGAAAACAGGAAGGAGAAGTTGGAACTGTTAAAGGGGTTAAGCCTTGGAAGAGATGACACAGTAGCTAATATAACTCCACTTCAACAg GCTTCTTGGGGAAAAGGCTAG